The genome window CGAACCTTGAGGTAGGTGGCGTCAATCCAGAGGTAGGGCCATTCGCCATCGATCGGCCGGGTCAAAAATGCATCGACCCGCTCGTCGATTTCTTCGCAGAGCCGACTGACCTGGCTCTTGGAAATGCCTGTGCCGCCCATGGCCTGCACCAGATCATCCATAGACCGTGTCGAGACACCGTGGACGTAGGCTTCTTGTATCACGGCTGTCAGCGCCTTCTCTGCGGCCCGCCGCGGCTCGAGGAAGGACGGAAAGTAGGAGCCCGTGCGCAGTCGGGGGATGCGCAGCTCGACGCTGCCCGCCCGGGTCTGCCAATCCCGGTCGCGGTAACCATTACGTTGCGCCAAACGCTCAACGCTTTTCTCGCCATAGTCGGCGCCCGTCTTGGCGCCAACCTCAAGGTCCATAAGCCGTTCGGCTGCAAAGCCGATCATCTCGCGGAGTAAATCGGCATCGGCGCTCTTTTCCACGAGTGCGCGCAGGTCCATCATCTGTTTGGTCATCGGGTTCAATCCTCGGTTCAGGTTGGTGGTCACAACCCGACCCTACCGAAAAACCCGATGGCCACCGTAAGCTACACCACCTCCGGGGACGTCACCCGACCCGCCAGTATGCTCGACTCGTCCGAGACTGGGTGACATCCATCGGCCTTGAGCCGAGCGGTTATGGCACCCATTCTATGCGGCGCACTAAAGTCGCGCAGATTTACCAAAAAACCGGCAACCTGCGGGCGGTGCAACTCCTCCTTGGACACACGAAGATGGACAGCACGGTGCGTTACCTGGGCGTCGAGTTGGAAGATGCGCTCGCGATTGCCGAGGCGGTAGAAATCTGAACTGAGCGGGCCGGCTGTCGCGGCCGGCCCTGAGCCGACCTTGAGGCAACACAAAATCTCTGCGATGCAGCTTTCCGAAAGCGGACATGGAGGATAGTGGGTTCTAACAGGCTGGTTTGGAAGCAAGGCTCTGCGTTCCTGATACTATTTCATGCTTTATGCTACCAAAAAAGGTGAGAATGCTGGATTGGAATCAAATGGGATCACGGCCAACGGCCGTCGACTTGTTCGCCGGCGCGGGTGGGTTTTCTCTTGGTGCAATCAGATCAGGCTTCGAGGTTAGGTTTGCCGTCGAGAACGATAAATTCGCTGTTCAGACTTATAAACGGAACATTTTGAATGCCTTCGGCAAGACCAATCCTGTTGTACTTGACGGTAGTATACTTGAGTACGTCCCTACAGAACTCGCGGGCGTACATTTCCAAGATAGGTCGTGCGATTTGGTGTTGGGCGGCCCTCCATGTCAGGGATTTTCCACACACAGAATTCTGAATGCTGGCGTCAACGACCCACGCAATGAGCTAGTTCATGCATACTTTGATTTCGTTAAAGCACTGAAGCCCAGGGTTTTTCTTATGGAGAACGTTCCTGGCATTTTATGGAACCGTCACAAGCCTTACCTGGACAAGTTCTATGCGGAGGGCGAAAGGGCTGGCTACGATGTTCGCCAGCCAATTGTTCTTGATGCGCGTGATTTCGGTATTCCACAAAGGAGAAAGCGCGTTTTCATCTTGGGTGTTCGACGCGATGTGCATGTCCCGCCAAAATTTTCTTGGCCGCCACGGCAAACGCACTGCGATCCAGCGAAAGTGATCGGTAGTTTGGAGCCTTGGATAACTTGTAGCCGCGTCTTCGATCCGACGTCTGAAAACGATGCAAACAACATGCACATGAACCATGGCGTCGAACTCATCCAAGCTTTCAAGAACACACCAGTTAATGGCGGTAGCAGAAAAGATTCAGGAAGGCTGCTAGCATGTCACAAGGGCCACGATGGTCATAAGGACGTCTACGGTCGAATAGATCCTAGCAAACCCGCGCCCACGATGACCACCGCGTGCATCAACCCGTCGAAAGGCCGATTTGTACACCCAACTGAGCATCATGGAATTACCGTAAGGCAGGCCGCGAGAATCCAAACATTTCCTGATCACTTTGTGTTCGAAGGCGGCCTGACCGCAGCAGGGCGTCAAATTGGCAATGCTGTACCCGTCGAACTGGGCAGAGTTCTGACCAGTGAAATCATAAAACATTTGATTGTGAGCGATTCACGCAAACTGGGTGTTGCCCGAAAATATTTCGAGCCAGCTGAAAGAAGTGAATTTCAATGATTGAAACACAAGCATTTCGAACCCAAGCGCGGACAGTCGACCATTTGGGTCGAGAGCAAATTGCAGATTGCCCCACCGCCGTTTCAGAGTTGTGGAAGAATGCATATGACGCATATGCCCGGAACGTAAGTCTCCACATATTTGATGACCCTGAACCTGTGGCAGCTATTTTCGATGATGGCCACGGCATGAGCTACGAAGAGTTTCTCAACCGGTGGCTAGTGATTGGTACCGACTCGAAGTTCGATAAAGATGTGTCCGACGAGAAAGACAGGGACGGCCTAAAAAAACGCTCCAAACAGGGACAAAAAGGCATCGGACGTTTGTCCTCGGCCAATCTTGGACCTTTGCTATTGGTTGTAAGCAAGCGGAAAGATAAGAGCTTTGTTGCAGCACTCCTAGATTGGAGAATATTCGAGAACCCCTATTTAGTTCTATCAGACATCCAAATTCCAGTAACAGTTTTCGAAAAAAAGAGTGAGCTTCGTCAACTGCTTCCTGCGCTTTTTGATAGCCTTACAGACAACCTATGGGGATCACCTGCTGAGCCAGATAGGGCTAAGCGCTTGAAGGTTGCTTGGGAAACATATGACCGGGTCATGCAGGAGGCTGATCCAAAAATCAAAGCTCCATCCAACCAGATAGCCGGTACCATCATCAACGCTGTATTCGAGGATAAGCACTTCGAACCTTGGTCGGTTTGGAAGGGCGAGAAAGAGCATGGAACTGCGCTTATCGTTTCTGAGATCAACTATGATCTTCGAGCTCAGCTACCTTCGATTGATCCAGAAGGAAATGTAAAAAAAATTAGGGAGTCATTCTTCGCAACGCTGTCGGCTTTTACCGATCCTTATGTTGATCCAGAGGCTTATGAACACAACGCTTTCGACCCTGATTTCACCTATGAGGTCAAAACTTGGGTCGGTGAAATTGGAAAGCCTGTCGTTGAAGACGAAAGAGAAGTTATAAATCGGGCCGTTACACAAGAACTAGAGCATGTCCTGTCGGGAAATGTGGATTCTCACGGGATCTTTCGTGGCCAGGTAAAAGCCTTTGGGGAATGGCGCAAACTCGGTTCTGAATATGTCATCTACCCACCGAAAGACTTCAAACTGCCCCAGGGTCCCACAACTTATGTGGGACCATTTAGTATTCACGTCGCGACATATGAACGAAGCAGAACCAACTCGAATCTGTCTGATGCAGACTGGGCTCGGTTCGAGTCCCTTGCAGAGCAACACGGTGGCTTCCTGCTGTTTCGAAATGGCCTTAGGGTGCTACCTTATGGACGCATCGACAATGATTTCTTTCAAATCGAAACCAATCGCAGCATTAACGCTGGCCGGGAATACTGGAATGCACGCCGGATGTTTGGTCGCGTGGCGATTTCGAGAGAGAATAATCCAAATCTTCGAGACAAGGCGGGCCGAGAAGGGTTTATCGACAACCGCAGTGCGAAAGCTTTGCGGACTTTGGTAATGAATATTCTGAAGCGCGCCGCCTATGAATATTTCGGGAGCAACTCGAGCCTACGCAAGGAACTACTGCCAGAAATACAAGCGAGAAACTTCGCTGAAAAAGCTGAGGCCGCACGACGGGAGCTTGCGAAGACGAACGCTCGGAAGTTTCGTGGCCGGCTAAAGAAAAACTTGCCATCTCTCATGGACTTCTATGAGAGCACAAGCCAAATTGTGATTGAAACATCGATTGCAAACCAACAAGAGCTAGAGGATGCCCAAGCAACAATAGACAGTTTGAGCGAGCGCTTAAGTGATCTTAGGTTATCGGGAGCTCCCTCTAGACTTGGTTCGGTAGAGGAGGACTACCGACGTTTCAGAACGCTGTATGCCGAAATGCAAGAACGTCTCAAATTGTTAGAGGGCAAGCGCGCGGCGGCAATTGAGACAATAAATCCTAAAAAGCCTGAGGAGCTTGCGCAAAAGCAGTTAAACAGTTATGCGAGCCGGCTTCAATCGCGACTTAGGAGTTGGCGCAAATCAATCGACCAGTTGCAAGAGTCAGAAAGAGGTCGTGTGGATGCTCTTTTTGACGAGCGCAACAAGATCTTTCATTCGCTGGCGATGCCACTTGTTGAGCAAGTTCGATTGAAGCGCCTTGGTCTAGACGAAGCGCTCGAACAAATGAAACTATTGCAGGCGAAGCTAGACACGGAAAACGAAGACACCTTTCAATCCTATCTGGACACACTCGAGGTCATGAGTGAGAACATCAACATTGAGCTCATTGCACGACAAGGGATAGCGGACAACGCTGCGCTTCGCGACGACCTTAATCAGCTAAATCAGGTAGCACAGTTGGGCGTAACAGTCGAAATTTTGGGGCATGAATTCAATAGTAATGAGCGCATGGTCCGGGAAGGCATTCGACAAATAAAAGCAGCTGGAGATGTATCTGGAACTCAATTAGTTGAAGACGGCTTTGAGGCGCTCAGTCAACAACTCGACTTCCTCTCGCCGCTCAAAGTGTCGGGCTCGCGTACTAGACGAACTCTAACAGGCCAAGAAATCATAGACTATTTGAAGCGCTTCTTCGGGGTTGTTTCAGAAAGCCGAGGGATCAAAATCCATGCGTCTGAGGGTTTTAAGTCCCTGTCTCTGGAGGAACAACCCTCTAGAATTCTGCCGGTCTTTGTCAATTTGGTGAACAACAGCGTTTATTGGTTGGTAAATTCTCTTACTGAAAATCCAGAAGTGTTTTTCTCGTCTAACGATGGAAAAGTTATTGTGTCTGACAATGGGCCGGGGATTGATCCATTGGATCAAGAGAGTCTCTTCAAGATGTTCTTCACACGCAAATCGAGCGGCGGACGTGGCATTGGCCTCTATCTATGCCGCGTAAACTTGATGGCAGGTGGCCACTCCATTCGGCACTTGAATGAGCTTGAACAAAAAGTTCTTAGTGGCGCAAATTTCTTAATCGATTTCAAAGGAGTTCGCTTTGACTGAAGCGGCCACTTTTTCAAGCTTGATCCACGAAGCATTCATTGAACCACTGCGGTCGGTCCTGATAGTGGATGATCAGTATCCGACTTGGGAAGAAATCTTGAATTCGAAGATGGAGGGCGGCGCTCAGAACAAAGCCTTAGAGGAGCGTTCAGTTGGCAAGGAATGGGTTAAGAAAAACCCGAGCGAGCCGTTGGCGATAATCAAGGAATTTAGAGACCAGAAGCCAGGGTTTGTTATTGACATACACGATGCTCTGGCCCCTACGCCTGCTGAAGTAGTGTCAGGCACAAGCCCTCAAGAAAGTGCGTCTGAATTAGCCAGTCATCTTCACCAGTCAGACTTGCTTGTCTTGGACTATAACTTGGAAGGCGATGCCGGTGGATTGGGTGGCGCGAAAGCAAGAGAAATTCTACGCATGGTGCTCGCGAACAAGCACTTTAACCTAGTTCTTCTGCATACTGGAGAAGATGATCTAGACAAAGTGATGACTGAGTGCCTTATTTCATTGATGCAGAGCTGCACATCGCTGTTTGACGAAAAAGTTCAGCAAGGGCTAGCTGGACTGGATGAAACGCTCGATGAGCTCGAAGTTGAGGGTACTTTCGACCGTTCCAAGCTGAGGGAATTTTTTCCTGATGATTTATATTTAGCCATCAGAAACCCAAAACTGGCTTCCCGCGACGTTTTTGGTGAGTTCATGCAGGGAAAGGGTCTGCTTGCCGATCTGCACGGTTGGGGTGATGGCATTGGGTTGAAGGGCGGGCAACTGCGCTCGTTCGTAGATTGGGCAATCCGTGAAAGTGAAAGGCCGCGGCTCGATGAGTTCAATGGTGCTACCGTTGAGGGACTAAGCTGGAACGCGAATGCAGACCAAAAGTGGCTGCGTACGTCGAAGGGTTTTGTCGCATTTGTGAAGAAAGGACCCGGTGACTTGTTGAAGGAGCTGCAGGAAGCATTGGAAGACTGGAAGCCGACACCATCGAGACTGCTTTCTGCTAAGTATCGATATGAGCTCAACAGCGTCGGTGTTGCTGCAGAAGACAAGTCACTGGCTAAGGCTAGCGTGTTTGCTCAATTTTATGACGGCATCCGGGAGCCAACGAGAGACGGAGTTCTTCCAGAACAAGCAAAACTATCCCGCGAATTTAAGCTGAAGGAGCATGTCGCTCGTCAATCCGAAGCTATTGCCTTCCTCATCGAGGATGAGATTGTGAATTTTGGTGAGAAAATCGTGCAGGCTGACGAAGCCACTGACGATACCTTTGCATCCCATTATGGAGTTGATTTGAAAGATGAAGGTATAAAACGCGATGCAGTGAATCAATATAACAGCTACGTTTCAACACTTCCACAAAAGGCAGGCGATGCACAGTTGGACAGCGGGCATATACTAAAGCAAGCAAATGGGGATTGGTGGATTTGCGCTACCCCTGCATGTGATCTTCAGCCCGGCCAAAACACAATCGCCTTCGGCGGAGATGGCCGAAGCCTGCGCCCCTTTACTGCTATGCGCCTCGTTCCGATCAAGGCGGATGATATGGACAGCGACCACATCAACAGTGGCTCCTATTGCTTCATAGAAGATCTGGAAGCCAAAAAAGTCCTTTGTTTGGGGCTCCGGACGACCGCTGATGAGACAAAGCCAGCCACGCAGAAAGTTACTTGGCGAACTTTTGTGGCAAAGAATCAAGGCTTGATCACTGGCGGCAAATGCACGGTAATTCTACCACGATTGGGCGACACCAAGATTGAGTTGCCGGAAGAAGATCTCACTTTAGTGGCGAAGCTCAGATATGAATATGCTCTCAACTTTATTCAACGGGTTGGGTCTAGCGTATCACGAATAGGCCTTGGTTACGCGTCTTATCCAAACAAACCTGCCACGGAATAATCACTTCAATGCCTTACTCCCCGCTCCGTATCCGCTTTCAGGGCTTACCTTAAATTCAATGTTCGCATGGTCATGGCGTCCGTTCCCTTCTGCAGAAATCGTACGAAAAACTCTAGCGACAGGCGTAGCGAATGTCAGTTCTAGCGAATCATTTAAGACTACCGCGCACCTGCAGCGAATGGTTCCTTCCCGCCCACATTGCTCATCGCTGCATCTGCAGCATCCATCTACCACAGATCGTCGAATCGATGCGCCGCGGTCCGCGTGTAGTGCGCTGTGTGGCGGGGATCCCGGTGCCCGAGGTAATCCTGGATCAGACGCAAGTCACGACCCTTGTTCGCAAGCGCAAAGCCGCAGGAATGGCGCAGCATGTGGGGATGGACGCGGCCGAGGCCGGCGCGATCACCAGCCTTTCCAATGATATAATTGACCGCCTGCCGCGTGAGGGGCTGCTTCCGCTCGGAGACGAACAGCCAAGGGAGCGCATCCTCCCGCCGAGCAAGCCATCGCCTGATCGCGCGCAACTCGTCGCCGGCAATGGGCTGCTCCACGTTCAGCCCATTCTTCAGCCGTGCTACCCAGACCCGTGACTGGGCGAGGTCAACGTCCTGCCGACGCAACGCGATCGCTTCGGACACGCGCAGCCCGTGGCGGAACATCATCAGGATCAGGACGTAGTTGCGGATCCCGTGCCGGCCGTTCTTGGTTGCGGCGAGGAGCCGGTCTACATCCGGCTGACCAAGGTAGTCCCGTGCCCGGACATGAGCATCGGCTGCACGGTCGTCGACACTCTTGACACTTCGCCGGTCGGACATCAGTTGATCACCCCTCGCAAGTCTTTTGGCTGGCTAGCTTGGACCGCAGCAGCTCTTTACACTATGCACGTTGTGTAAAGAGTTCTCGGCGCAGCGCTGAACTGTTGGTCGCATACGTATGAGCAGCTATCTCGCCGACGCGCGGCAAATGTCTGTTTTCACGTAACAGCCTTGAAGAGCTTCGAGCGATGCCAAGCAAGATTTGTACGGTGCTTATCGGTCAACAAAATCGATTGGTCCCAGCGAAGCTCTGCACGTGCCATGTCGCTTAGGGCAGGAGAAAAAAGGGGCTGGCCACCGTCGTCGAAGCTCACGAGCCCACGGTCGAACGCGGCGTCCCAGAGTGCCGAGAGCAGCAATCCGTTGTGGATATCCATGCGTTCGGCGTCGCTTTCGCAATCCTTCCAGGGAATAATGTGCGACGCACGAAGAAGGGGCTCGTCTAAGATGCCCGTCAGTGGACAGCGGCCCTGCCAATACTCGAGCAGTCCCGACCGGAACACGTCCTGCCCGATGCGCTGAACGACCAGCCGTTCGGCCTCGGTGCTCGTCGGCAGATCCTTCACCTTGGCGTGGAACTTCGCGAGCGGCGCGTCGGGAAGGCTGGCCGCAAGCTGATAGACCCGGGGCATCTGGGCGTAGAGTTCGCCGAGTGTCGCGAAGGCGTAGCGGGCCAATCCGGGCCCGCCGGCGACAACCCCGGCAAGCCCTAGTTCCTCGATCACCCCCCCGTGGTCGATGGCGAGCAGCCAGCCGTCGGCAGCGTCACGCGCCAGCCAGATCGAGCCCTGAGCCGTCGTTGAGCTGTAGTGTCGCCACCCATCGGTCTCGCCATGCGTCCGGCGGAACCCGTTCTGGAACGCGACCTTGTCGCATTCCTGGCGGGTGACGAAAGACTGGGGCGCCTCGACAACGGCCATGGTCAACCGTCCAGCCGGTCAAGCAGCCCGGCCCGCATATCTTCAAGGGACGGCAGCACGTCCTTGTCTCGGACCAGCGCGCGCACGTCGTCTTCAAAGCGCTCGAGGAAGACCGAGAATACCTCGCCCTCGTCGTCTTCGGCCGATGCTGCCATAAAGGCCTCGACCATCTCGTCAGCCAGATTGGATAGGTCGCCCGCCGGGTCGATCAGCGCGTAGCAATGGCTGGCGATGAGGTCCACCGCTTCGCCCCTGTCCGACAGTACGGACCAGATTATCCCCGAGCCTTCAACTTCGTAGCCGATCACGTCGCCGCGGTGCGGACCGATGAGGTCGAGGGTCCGGCGTGACGCGCGGCTGTTCACCTCGTCGAGGACGAGGGACACGATCCCGTCAATCCAGATGCTGCCGAGGCTTTCCTCCTCGTCGCTGTCGTCTTCCTCCTCGAAGGCTTGCGCGCTCAGAAAGACGAGCGCGTGCCTGGGAAGCTTCTCCACCTCGGTCTGGATCGATACGCGCACAACGTCTTCGAATGCGCCCGACAGCGAGCCGAGGCGAACGTCGTCCCAGCCCATGTCGTCTTCGAACGGCCCCTCCTGCAGCGACCAGCAGTACTCGTCCCACAGGTGGCGGGCCGCGACATCGCCGAAGGTGTCGTTGGCCGATTGAGAGCGCAGATCGTTGATGACTACCCCGGCGATCCGGGCGACTTCGGTGCGGGCAAAAGCCTCCGCGGCCGACTGCAAGCGCGAGAGCCCGTCCCGGCTGACCTCAACACGATCCTCTGCCATTCTAGATCGCCATGGCGCTGGACTCGCTGTTCGCCTCCAGGCGGTCCCAGGCTTCGAGGATTAGGCGTTGAGTGCGGAATTCGTCGAACTCGCGTATCTCGCGGTTACGAAGCGCCTTGAAGGTTTCGACCCCGCAGTCCTCGCCGAGCACGTTGGCGGGGTCGAGAATGTAGGCCAGCTCGTCTTTGCTCAGTTCATATACGTCGCGCGCAACGAGGACATCGATCTCAGCCGCCACGATTGCTCGTCGCTCGGGATCATCAATCACGTCCTCAACTGTGGAAAGAATCTCTGCATCGACAGCAGTCTGACGGAAGCCGGCCATCTCAGGTCCAACTGCGCAGAGTGAACAAACTCGGCGGGCGATTTCCCTCGCTGACTCTGTCGACGCAAAATCGCGAGGAAAAGGCAGGCTGTCCATGATCGTATATGACATGGTTAATGAAACCTTCTTCCGAACGAGATAGTCCATCGTCAGAGAATTCGCGATGCCAAGCCAGAGCAGTGTGTATAAGTTATCACCATTTATGAATTCTATAGTTGGAACCTTATGCCCGCTTACACAAGCCGCTGGCAGAAGGGCCGCTATTAAACCACGTTGGTTCGTCGGGCTTGCCACGTCACCGAAACCAATCCGGCATCGATCGATGCGTCCTGCGAGCTTATCAGGGGTCTTTTCGCGCAATATGCGCCACTGGGACTGAATGCGCTTGTCCGGATTACCGAAGGAATAGTCTTCCCATACGGCAGACCGGCCGCGACCGGAGACGTAGCCCTTTGCGCGGTAGTCGTAGGCGTCGATCATCCTGCCTTCAAAGACTGGCAGTCCCTCGTCGCCCTCTGAGAACAATCCCCGATCCGTTCCCATATCGACCTCGCGCATGTAATGCCGATAGGGCAAGCCTTCGATCTCCTCGCCGAATTTCTGATAGAGGCCATACATCCTGGAGCAGACGTCCACTTCGTACTGCGACGCGAACTCCATGACGGCCACAGCGTCCGACGAGAACTCCGATACCAGGCTGACTGGAATCTCCAGCCCGCGCCCGGAGACCACCTTTTCCAGTTTCTCCAGCGTGTTTACGCGGAACCATGCTGGGAACCGCTCCGTCTCGCCGTCCTTCCACGCGACGTAGAGACAGAACTTCATTCGCGTATCGATTGAGGGGAACCAGATGCCTCGCGTGTTCTCAAAGCCGGCCAGTCGGTCCAGCCGGAATGCCGAAAAGAGTTCCTGGCGGATCGCGGTGGCGTTGGCGCCGTTGTAAAGCCCTTCCGGCACGAATTGCGCCGCCACGCAGCCATGGCGCGTTGCCGAGAGCGCGGTCTCGACAAACATGCGGTAGACGTTGAAGTCCCCTTTTCCAAGGTTGCCTTTGGCGAACAGGCGATAACGCCCGCTCGACTTCATGAAATGGACCGCGGAATAGAGATCTGCGCAGTACTTGTCCCACTTCTGCGCGATCACCGGGTCAGAAAGTAGTTCCGCATATGCGACCTTCTGTTCGTCCGGCGAGAGATGGCGCACGTTCGGATCGTACACCGAAAAGAATTCTTTGTAGTCGGGACTCATCGTGTCCCACGGCGGATTCCCGAGCACGAGATCAAATCCGCCGTTGGCCATGATGTCAGGGAATTCCAACGGCCAGTGGAAGGCTCTCGCATCGCGGGCGGCATCAATGGCCTGCGCAAACAATGGACCGAAGGGCTGAACGCCCCGCAGCCACTCCCACAGTGTGCCGCTGGTCGGAATGGTCTCCGCACCGCGGCGCGGCAACCCATCAGGGCCGGCGTGAGGTCCGCCCTTTAGCTTCGGAAGCAGGAACGCGGACACATAGAGGTCACAGGACATCTCTAGCTGCCACGCGTCTGCCCCCTTGGCCGTGATCGCTCTGAGTCTTGCGGATTTTGCTTCGACCTCTTCGACGGTGTCCTCAGGCATCGCTCGAAGGGCCTGGAAATCGCTCAACAGGTCGCGGGCCCTGCTGAACCCAAAGCCCGCAGCTATTCTGGACTTTTCATCGCGCTCGCGCTTGTTTTTCTGCGAGTAGTATCTCGCTACGTCCTTGTCGTCGTTTCCAATGGCCTTGTAGGCGTCGTCGGGGATGCCTTCTTCCAATACATTCAGATCGAAGACGCCCAGCAGTGCGTCGCCGCACCGAATCTGCGCGTCGAAGAAGCCAAGAGGAAGGCCGGGATCCACCGTTTCGATCCAGAGTGCGACCTTGGTCAACTCAACCGCCATCGGATTGCGGTCCACCCCAAAAAGGCAGGAACGCGCCACGTCTCGCAGCGCATGACGGAAGTCAGCCAGAGAGGGTGTCCCGTCCGCACGTATCCTCGCTAGACGGGTCGCTAATCGCCTCGCTGCGGCAAGTAGAAAATGCCCGGAGCCGCAGGCGGGATCGATGATTGATAGCCCTACAAGCGCGCTCGCCGGATCTTCTGCTGCCGCTTCGGTCTTATCCAGCAAGGGATCGAGTGCGGTTTCGAGCAGTGCTTCGACCAAGCTGTCGGACGTATAGAACGAGCTTGTTGTTTTCCGCTGATTTCCCATCTGCTCGGCCGCCTCGGAGGCGAAAACCAGCGTCTTGCCGTCATCCCCCAACTGTGGCTGGAGTTCGAGCAGAGACTCGTAGACGGAGCCCAGTTCCTCGGTCTCCATCGCGCGCCAGTTGACGGGGACCATGCCGGTTTTGTCGGCGAGCCAGGAGAGGCGGTAGAGCGCCTCCATGAAAGCGCGGTTCCGCAGGCGGGCGGTTTCGAGGTGGGGCAGCATGTCATCGGCGAAAAGGCCGCCGAGCGCCGGGAGGGCGAGCGCCTCCTGTCCGTGGGCGAGCGCGCGGAAGACGATCTTGATCCCCTCGTAGCGGTCGTGGTGCTTGTCCCAGGTGGCGGCGCGGTAGCACTGCTTGCGCAGCGCGGCGAGACTGTAGCCCTCGGCGTAGAGCGCCCGGGCCTCGGCCTTCGACGTCGCCGGGTGGAGCAGGTTCCGGTCCTCGGCGACCATCAGGAAGATCAGCCGGTAAACGAGGCGGAGGAGTTCGTTGAACCAGGTTGTGAGGTTCACCTCACCGGATTTCAGTTTGGCCGCGAGCTCGGGGTTGGCCTCGAGGAAGCCCGAGCCCAGCACCTTGAGCGCGATCTGGACCTGGTCAGCCAGGCGGTCACGCGCGGCCTCTCCCTCGCGCGAGCCAGCCTCGCGCCACCGCTCGAGCGGGCAGTCGGTGGCCGGGGTGTCAGCGGCGCCGAAGCGTGACCGGTGGATGATGAGCCAGAGCGCGGCAAAGGACGCAATGTCCTCGGTCGAGAAGATCTGGGCGAGGTCGGCTTCGATGTAGGCGGGGCGCGTCAGGGACGCGTTGTCCCGCATGAGGCGAAGGTGGGTGCCGTTGGTGACGATGCCCCATAAAGCTTCCTCGGTGTCGTTGAGGTAGTCTTGAAGCGCGAAGGCGGGCGAGCGGGAGCGGTCGACGGACAGGGTCGGGCTGCGGCGGTCCAGCGTCTCGCTCGGCGGCACAACGACCAGAGGCACCCGGCCGCTAGCTATCATGGCGAGCGGCGCAGTGGCTGGCGCCATGTCGTCAAAACCGAATGTCTCCTTGAAGAAGCCGGCCACAAAGCGACGTGTTGC of Palleronia sp. LCG004 contains these proteins:
- a CDS encoding ATP-binding protein, with product MIETQAFRTQARTVDHLGREQIADCPTAVSELWKNAYDAYARNVSLHIFDDPEPVAAIFDDGHGMSYEEFLNRWLVIGTDSKFDKDVSDEKDRDGLKKRSKQGQKGIGRLSSANLGPLLLVVSKRKDKSFVAALLDWRIFENPYLVLSDIQIPVTVFEKKSELRQLLPALFDSLTDNLWGSPAEPDRAKRLKVAWETYDRVMQEADPKIKAPSNQIAGTIINAVFEDKHFEPWSVWKGEKEHGTALIVSEINYDLRAQLPSIDPEGNVKKIRESFFATLSAFTDPYVDPEAYEHNAFDPDFTYEVKTWVGEIGKPVVEDEREVINRAVTQELEHVLSGNVDSHGIFRGQVKAFGEWRKLGSEYVIYPPKDFKLPQGPTTYVGPFSIHVATYERSRTNSNLSDADWARFESLAEQHGGFLLFRNGLRVLPYGRIDNDFFQIETNRSINAGREYWNARRMFGRVAISRENNPNLRDKAGREGFIDNRSAKALRTLVMNILKRAAYEYFGSNSSLRKELLPEIQARNFAEKAEAARRELAKTNARKFRGRLKKNLPSLMDFYESTSQIVIETSIANQQELEDAQATIDSLSERLSDLRLSGAPSRLGSVEEDYRRFRTLYAEMQERLKLLEGKRAAAIETINPKKPEELAQKQLNSYASRLQSRLRSWRKSIDQLQESERGRVDALFDERNKIFHSLAMPLVEQVRLKRLGLDEALEQMKLLQAKLDTENEDTFQSYLDTLEVMSENINIELIARQGIADNAALRDDLNQLNQVAQLGVTVEILGHEFNSNERMVREGIRQIKAAGDVSGTQLVEDGFEALSQQLDFLSPLKVSGSRTRRTLTGQEIIDYLKRFFGVVSESRGIKIHASEGFKSLSLEEQPSRILPVFVNLVNNSVYWLVNSLTENPEVFFSSNDGKVIVSDNGPGIDPLDQESLFKMFFTRKSSGGRGIGLYLCRVNLMAGGHSIRHLNELEQKVLSGANFLIDFKGVRFD
- a CDS encoding DNA cytosine methyltransferase; the protein is MLDWNQMGSRPTAVDLFAGAGGFSLGAIRSGFEVRFAVENDKFAVQTYKRNILNAFGKTNPVVLDGSILEYVPTELAGVHFQDRSCDLVLGGPPCQGFSTHRILNAGVNDPRNELVHAYFDFVKALKPRVFLMENVPGILWNRHKPYLDKFYAEGERAGYDVRQPIVLDARDFGIPQRRKRVFILGVRRDVHVPPKFSWPPRQTHCDPAKVIGSLEPWITCSRVFDPTSENDANNMHMNHGVELIQAFKNTPVNGGSRKDSGRLLACHKGHDGHKDVYGRIDPSKPAPTMTTACINPSKGRFVHPTEHHGITVRQAARIQTFPDHFVFEGGLTAAGRQIGNAVPVELGRVLTSEIIKHLIVSDSRKLGVARKYFEPAERSEFQ
- a CDS encoding tyrosine-type recombinase/integrase, which produces MSDRRSVKSVDDRAADAHVRARDYLGQPDVDRLLAATKNGRHGIRNYVLILMMFRHGLRVSEAIALRRQDVDLAQSRVWVARLKNGLNVEQPIAGDELRAIRRWLARREDALPWLFVSERKQPLTRQAVNYIIGKAGDRAGLGRVHPHMLRHSCGFALANKGRDLRLIQDYLGHRDPRHTAHYTRTAAHRFDDLW
- a CDS encoding response regulator receiver domain yields the protein MTEAATFSSLIHEAFIEPLRSVLIVDDQYPTWEEILNSKMEGGAQNKALEERSVGKEWVKKNPSEPLAIIKEFRDQKPGFVIDIHDALAPTPAEVVSGTSPQESASELASHLHQSDLLVLDYNLEGDAGGLGGAKAREILRMVLANKHFNLVLLHTGEDDLDKVMTECLISLMQSCTSLFDEKVQQGLAGLDETLDELEVEGTFDRSKLREFFPDDLYLAIRNPKLASRDVFGEFMQGKGLLADLHGWGDGIGLKGGQLRSFVDWAIRESERPRLDEFNGATVEGLSWNANADQKWLRTSKGFVAFVKKGPGDLLKELQEALEDWKPTPSRLLSAKYRYELNSVGVAAEDKSLAKASVFAQFYDGIREPTRDGVLPEQAKLSREFKLKEHVARQSEAIAFLIEDEIVNFGEKIVQADEATDDTFASHYGVDLKDEGIKRDAVNQYNSYVSTLPQKAGDAQLDSGHILKQANGDWWICATPACDLQPGQNTIAFGGDGRSLRPFTAMRLVPIKADDMDSDHINSGSYCFIEDLEAKKVLCLGLRTTADETKPATQKVTWRTFVAKNQGLITGGKCTVILPRLGDTKIELPEEDLTLVAKLRYEYALNFIQRVGSSVSRIGLGYASYPNKPATE
- a CDS encoding HNH endonuclease, whose product is MAVVEAPQSFVTRQECDKVAFQNGFRRTHGETDGWRHYSSTTAQGSIWLARDAADGWLLAIDHGGVIEELGLAGVVAGGPGLARYAFATLGELYAQMPRVYQLAASLPDAPLAKFHAKVKDLPTSTEAERLVVQRIGQDVFRSGLLEYWQGRCPLTGILDEPLLRASHIIPWKDCESDAERMDIHNGLLLSALWDAAFDRGLVSFDDGGQPLFSPALSDMARAELRWDQSILLTDKHRTNLAWHRSKLFKAVT